A stretch of Synergistales bacterium DNA encodes these proteins:
- a CDS encoding M20/M25/M40 family metallo-hydrolase → MWRQVAETAYPLLLDLVSIPSVSPSGKEENRIAAFIRDRIAQEGYFREHPEDLRLLSCPHDALGRHCVFAMVRSTHETPRTVLLTGHMDVVDTDVYGPLRDLAFSPEELTKEIGKLDLSDQVRSDLESGEWLFGRGVADMKCGVAVELAYLMAAAKDPAALQANVAVLIVPDEENNSGGMLCAVPHLRRFRDEEGLRFLTCINTEPTVGTAETAGPTIYRGSIGKINPFFFCLGRETHVGEYYQGLSAAPIVSYINLMLDGNTKYADQFNDIAYPPYGCLKQHDLRDEYSASIMTRAAAFYSYLTVTKLPGQILEEMRGIAWEALQHTLERHKAFSGRFASMRGMEAAEPEWNPKVLSYGELKKEAEKEQGISVASIAAEIAEHSAGQLDEREMALRLVERLVDGCDLRGPLVVLGFLPPFYPHRANTGRSAADRQLDQVVDTLVTYAEQDTATAVETMDFFEGVSDLSYCGFQAGMQALEPLADNLPGWGRYYSFPVDDLVALDIPIVNIGPVGRDAHKVSERLHVPYAMEVLPRLLDKAVHLISEQVAR, encoded by the coding sequence ATGTGGAGACAGGTAGCGGAGACAGCCTATCCGCTTTTGCTTGATCTTGTTTCGATCCCCAGCGTTTCACCCTCGGGGAAAGAGGAGAATCGAATAGCTGCATTTATCAGGGATAGAATAGCGCAGGAAGGGTATTTCCGCGAACATCCGGAGGATCTTCGTCTTCTGTCCTGTCCGCATGATGCGCTGGGGCGGCACTGCGTCTTCGCCATGGTGCGTTCGACGCACGAAACCCCCCGGACGGTGTTGCTGACGGGCCACATGGATGTCGTTGATACGGATGTGTACGGTCCTCTTCGGGATCTTGCCTTTTCTCCGGAGGAGCTCACCAAGGAAATCGGCAAGCTGGACCTTTCGGACCAGGTGCGTTCCGATCTGGAAAGCGGGGAATGGCTCTTCGGGCGCGGTGTCGCCGATATGAAGTGCGGCGTAGCGGTGGAACTGGCCTATCTCATGGCGGCAGCCAAGGACCCCGCCGCACTGCAGGCCAATGTTGCCGTCCTGATTGTTCCCGATGAAGAGAACAATTCCGGCGGCATGCTCTGTGCGGTCCCTCACCTCCGGAGATTCCGGGATGAGGAAGGTCTGCGCTTTCTGACCTGCATCAATACGGAACCTACAGTAGGAACAGCAGAGACGGCAGGTCCGACCATCTACCGGGGATCTATAGGGAAGATCAACCCCTTCTTCTTCTGTCTGGGTCGTGAAACCCACGTGGGGGAGTATTATCAGGGGTTGAGTGCCGCTCCGATTGTCTCCTACATCAACCTGATGCTCGACGGGAACACAAAATACGCCGACCAGTTTAACGACATCGCCTATCCACCCTACGGCTGCCTGAAACAGCACGACCTCCGAGACGAGTACTCCGCTTCCATCATGACAAGGGCGGCCGCCTTCTACAGTTACCTGACGGTGACAAAGCTTCCCGGCCAGATCTTGGAGGAGATGCGCGGCATTGCCTGGGAGGCCCTGCAGCACACCCTGGAACGGCACAAAGCCTTCTCGGGGAGATTCGCCTCCATGCGCGGCATGGAGGCCGCCGAGCCCGAATGGAACCCCAAGGTGTTGAGCTATGGGGAACTCAAAAAAGAGGCAGAAAAAGAGCAGGGGATCTCTGTCGCCTCGATCGCCGCGGAGATCGCCGAACATTCCGCAGGACAGCTTGACGAACGCGAAATGGCCCTCCGGCTGGTCGAGCGGCTGGTCGACGGCTGTGATCTCCGCGGCCCTCTGGTGGTACTCGGTTTCCTGCCTCCCTTCTATCCGCACAGAGCGAACACAGGTCGCTCTGCCGCCGACAGGCAGCTTGATCAGGTGGTAGACACACTGGTAACCTACGCGGAACAGGACACCGCCACTGCCGTGGAAACCATGGATTTCTTCGAGGGTGTCAGCGATCTCAGCTACTGCGGATTTCAGGCAGGCATGCAGGCCCTGGAACCTCTGGCGGACAACCTCCCGGGTTGGGGTCGGTACTATTCCTTCCCTGTAGATGACCTGGTGGCTCTCGATATTCCCATCGTCAACATCGGCCCTGTAGGAAGAGACGCCCACAAGGTATCCGAGCGGCTTCATGTCCCCTACGCCATGGAGGTACTGCCCAGGTTGCTGGACAAAGCAGTACATCTGATATCAGAGCAGGTGGCGAGGTAG
- the galT gene encoding galactose-1-phosphate uridylyltransferase → MQQSWIRQNRMTGEWVIFAPSRGKRPSDFAMEKGSAGGTAIPSRSETCPFCPGNEDQLPEIIDEHTTRNGQSWLTRVVPNKFPALTPENETGRHYQGPYIYAGGYGKHEIIIETPAHNKDIPDFEKDEAEALVECYISRYAELIESHANALVLIFRNHGRNAGTSLEHPHSQIIVTGIVPRTIRDKEEMAQRHYDETGRCLLCELTGYELQNRTRVVAENEHFVTFIPFAAEVPFEMRIVPKRHEGDFRNLQSEERRAFASMFQHVLQALREALLDPDYNFVINTAPRYKLDEPHAHWYLLIRPRLTTPAGFEIGSGISINPSVPEEDAQFMRKHTR, encoded by the coding sequence ATGCAGCAAAGCTGGATACGGCAGAACAGGATGACAGGGGAGTGGGTGATCTTTGCGCCCTCCAGAGGGAAACGGCCCAGTGATTTCGCCATGGAAAAAGGATCTGCCGGGGGAACCGCGATCCCCTCCCGGAGTGAGACGTGCCCCTTTTGTCCCGGAAACGAAGACCAGTTGCCGGAAATCATCGATGAACACACCACCCGAAACGGACAGTCATGGCTGACCCGGGTGGTGCCCAACAAATTTCCCGCTCTGACACCGGAGAATGAGACGGGCAGGCACTACCAGGGCCCCTATATCTATGCAGGGGGGTACGGGAAACACGAGATTATTATTGAAACACCAGCGCACAACAAGGATATCCCCGATTTTGAGAAGGACGAGGCGGAAGCGCTGGTAGAGTGCTATATCAGCAGATACGCAGAGCTCATCGAGAGCCATGCCAACGCACTTGTGCTGATCTTTCGCAATCATGGCCGGAATGCGGGCACATCGCTGGAACACCCCCACTCCCAGATCATCGTTACAGGGATCGTTCCGCGAACCATACGCGACAAGGAAGAGATGGCACAACGGCACTATGACGAGACGGGTCGCTGTCTTCTCTGCGAGTTGACAGGTTACGAGCTCCAGAACAGGACGCGCGTGGTGGCCGAAAACGAACACTTTGTGACGTTCATCCCCTTCGCTGCCGAGGTCCCCTTTGAGATGCGCATCGTACCGAAGCGTCACGAAGGAGACTTCCGAAACCTCCAAAGCGAGGAACGGCGGGCCTTCGCCTCCATGTTTCAACATGTGCTGCAAGCGCTCCGCGAGGCCCTCCTCGATCCAGACTACAACTTTGTGATCAACACGGCCCCCAGATACAAACTGGACGAACCCCATGCCCACTGGTATCTCTTGATTCGTCCCCGGCTGACGACCCCTGCAGGCTTCGAGATCGGTTCAGGTATCAGTATCAACCCCTCTGTACCCGAAGAGGATGCACAATTCATGAGAAAACACACCCGTTAA
- a CDS encoding EAL domain-containing protein, whose translation MIDSNPPGHSEKDEAGFGDTIKDRHAEDAQRLLQRCMTNNADRTRAEELLRLVIDASPDSICLKDGQGRWQKANAAQLSLFGLQDIRYAGKGDRELAELSPWGGKALEHGEEADEQAWQKQETSRTQQIISGPEGESRVFDVIRVPLYYQDGSRKGMVVLGRDITQLRNIEKEKLFSSTIFQSAVEGIVITDAENRIQLVNPAFERITGYSEQEVLGKNPRILKSDRHDRSFYEKMWKDIQGQGSWEGEIWNRRKNGETYPERLSIKALYDEQGNIINFISIFTDLSEIKTKEEKLRIRFYYDPLTNLPNRQLFLDRLKQEIDKCKGTDILIGTLFIDLDRFKNINNSLGHFAGDRILQNVAETIDGAKRKGDTIARIGGDEFCVLLRDTRTIEELGLAAESFLDVFDTTFDCEEFGELYLAASAGISVYPNDGHDEESLLKNAELAMLRAKSSQEEGVRFFAPEMEKPVLQKVQMERDIRKALETAQFTVFFQPIVHASSGTVTHLEALVRWQHPERGMISPGSFIPLAEECCLIYAIDQYVIWQVNQLVSQWARDSRKGTKDIKVKINLSALQFYRTDLVDFIFYASKSAKVPYNRINFEITENILMSDSNAAMKRLQELRKIGFGIDIDDFGTGYSSLSYLTRLPIQGLKIDQAFVADLEHNSGNAAVTHAILELAKSLRLTVVAEGVETEGQLRFLQRLGCDYLQGYYFSRPIPEDEILKFLARPEVRI comes from the coding sequence GTGATAGATTCCAATCCTCCAGGGCATTCAGAGAAAGATGAAGCTGGATTCGGCGACACCATCAAGGATAGACATGCCGAGGATGCCCAACGTCTGCTCCAGCGGTGCATGACGAACAATGCGGACCGTACCCGCGCAGAAGAACTTCTGCGGCTAGTGATTGATGCATCCCCGGACAGTATCTGCCTGAAGGATGGGCAGGGTCGCTGGCAGAAAGCCAACGCCGCCCAGCTCTCTCTTTTCGGTTTACAGGACATCAGGTACGCAGGAAAAGGCGACCGGGAACTGGCCGAACTCTCTCCCTGGGGCGGGAAAGCGCTGGAACACGGCGAGGAAGCAGACGAGCAGGCCTGGCAGAAGCAGGAAACCTCACGGACACAACAGATCATATCCGGCCCCGAAGGGGAATCCAGGGTCTTCGATGTGATACGTGTTCCACTGTACTACCAGGATGGATCTCGTAAAGGGATGGTTGTTCTCGGTCGTGATATTACACAGCTTCGGAACATCGAGAAGGAAAAACTGTTCTCTTCAACCATCTTTCAGAGTGCAGTGGAGGGAATCGTGATTACCGATGCCGAAAACCGGATCCAGCTGGTCAATCCGGCCTTTGAGCGTATTACAGGGTACAGCGAACAGGAAGTCCTGGGAAAGAATCCGCGAATTCTGAAATCAGATCGGCATGACCGTTCCTTTTACGAAAAGATGTGGAAAGACATTCAGGGGCAGGGAAGCTGGGAAGGAGAGATTTGGAACCGAAGAAAAAACGGCGAGACCTATCCGGAACGGCTTTCCATCAAAGCGCTCTACGATGAGCAAGGCAACATTATCAATTTTATTTCAATATTCACGGATTTATCTGAAATCAAAACCAAAGAAGAAAAGCTGCGAATAAGATTTTATTATGACCCACTCACCAATCTTCCCAATAGACAGCTTTTTTTGGATCGACTGAAACAGGAAATTGATAAATGCAAAGGAACAGATATATTAATTGGCACACTATTTATCGATTTAGATAGATTCAAAAATATCAACAACTCTCTTGGGCATTTTGCCGGAGACCGTATCCTTCAGAATGTAGCGGAAACGATCGACGGAGCGAAACGTAAAGGGGATACGATTGCCCGAATTGGCGGCGACGAATTCTGCGTTCTCCTTCGGGATACCCGGACCATAGAGGAGCTTGGCCTGGCGGCGGAATCCTTTCTCGATGTCTTTGATACCACCTTTGATTGCGAGGAATTTGGTGAACTCTACCTTGCAGCGAGTGCCGGCATCAGCGTCTACCCCAATGACGGCCATGATGAAGAAAGTCTCTTGAAAAACGCCGAACTCGCCATGTTGCGTGCAAAAAGCTCTCAGGAAGAAGGGGTCCGCTTTTTCGCACCGGAGATGGAAAAGCCTGTTCTCCAGAAGGTGCAGATGGAGCGGGATATCCGAAAGGCACTGGAAACAGCACAGTTTACCGTCTTTTTCCAGCCGATCGTCCACGCAAGCTCCGGAACGGTAACACATTTAGAAGCACTGGTACGTTGGCAGCATCCGGAGCGGGGAATGATCTCGCCCGGATCCTTCATCCCCCTTGCAGAAGAATGCTGTTTGATTTATGCTATTGATCAATATGTTATTTGGCAGGTCAATCAGTTAGTTTCACAATGGGCAAGGGATTCACGCAAAGGAACAAAAGATATAAAAGTAAAGATCAATTTATCTGCATTGCAATTCTACAGAACTGATCTTGTAGACTTTATATTTTATGCCTCAAAAAGCGCAAAGGTGCCTTACAATAGAATTAACTTTGAGATCACAGAAAATATCTTGATGAGCGACTCCAATGCTGCGATGAAACGATTGCAGGAATTGCGGAAGATAGGATTCGGCATTGATATCGACGATTTTGGCACAGGCTATTCCTCGCTGAGTTACTTAACAAGACTACCTATCCAGGGGTTAAAGATTGATCAGGCATTTGTTGCCGACCTGGAACATAATTCCGGGAATGCGGCAGTCACCCATGCAATACTGGAGCTGGCCAAATCGTTGCGTCTTACTGTTGTCGCAGAAGGTGTGGAAACGGAAGGGCAACTCCGCTTTCTACAGCGGTTGGGCTGCGACTACCTCCAGGGATACTATTTCAGCCGGCCGATTCCGGAAGACGAGATCTTGAAATTTCTTGCACGGCCTGAGGTCCGAATCTAG